Proteins encoded together in one Neobacillus sp. FSL H8-0543 window:
- a CDS encoding alpha/beta hydrolase yields the protein MKSKEIEVMIPGQFPLAATLTIPDESAEKYPLVVMVHGSGPTDRDSNAKGMPMNIFKELSEVVAAEGFTSIRYDKRGVGASKGDFYEAGVQDLIDDAQAVLEFAKKNPNIDSENVILLGHSEGSILAPFINEKTPVDGFILLAGTAEPLADTMTWQREEIIKDVRSVKGFQGWLLRLLKVDEKITKINDDLIKVLLASDEPVIKYKGKKINAKWNREHIHIDVSQPLQKVTCPVLAITGTKDVNVKVSDLEKIKSLVQGECETHIIQDMTHMLRKTDVEYSMSKIMNNNKKTLKQPVDAELKDKISTWLRNWKNRQHKIDNAEMLVK from the coding sequence ATGAAGAGTAAAGAGATTGAAGTGATGATACCAGGTCAATTTCCGTTAGCAGCGACATTAACGATCCCAGATGAAAGCGCTGAAAAATATCCTTTGGTTGTAATGGTGCACGGAAGTGGCCCAACAGATCGGGATTCGAATGCGAAAGGAATGCCGATGAATATTTTTAAGGAATTAAGTGAGGTCGTTGCTGCAGAGGGATTTACGAGTATACGCTATGATAAACGGGGAGTAGGTGCGAGTAAAGGCGATTTTTATGAAGCCGGGGTGCAGGATTTAATTGATGACGCACAGGCTGTATTGGAATTTGCAAAAAAAAATCCAAACATAGACTCAGAGAATGTGATTTTACTAGGTCATAGTGAAGGCAGTATTTTGGCACCATTCATAAATGAAAAAACCCCAGTTGATGGGTTTATTCTTCTCGCAGGAACCGCTGAACCTCTAGCAGATACAATGACATGGCAGCGTGAGGAAATCATAAAGGATGTAAGATCAGTAAAAGGATTTCAAGGCTGGTTACTTCGATTGTTAAAAGTTGATGAAAAAATTACAAAGATAAATGATGATTTAATAAAGGTGCTGCTTGCATCTGATGAGCCGGTGATAAAGTATAAAGGGAAAAAGATTAACGCGAAATGGAATCGAGAGCATATACACATCGATGTTTCACAACCATTACAAAAGGTCACTTGTCCTGTTCTCGCTATTACAGGGACAAAGGATGTAAACGTTAAGGTCAGTGACTTAGAGAAGATCAAATCACTGGTTCAAGGTGAATGTGAAACACATATTATTCAAGACATGACACATATGCTCCGGAAAACAGACGTGGAATACAGCATGAGCAAAATCATGAATAATAATAAAAAGACGCTAAAACAACCTGTTGACGCTGAGCTAAAGGATAAAATTAGTACCTGGTTAAGAAACTGGAAGAATAGACAGCATAAAATCGACAATGCCGAAATGCTGGTAAAGTAA
- a CDS encoding PQQ-dependent sugar dehydrogenase, which translates to MKKVKVRLRPIVSKINLPTVLKTAILPGDSMERLFIATQVGEIFYIGNESIRTFLDIRPRILKLGDSGGGYDERGLLGLAFHPQFYYNGLFYLHYSVVGSQGPGASPAGFQPNPCDPTTLNQRWKNRETQYDHIDTVEEWIIQSNGQPQKRRTLLNLRRPFMNHNGVHSLNFSPETGKLVLTTGDGGSGYDPFNLSQDDMEIAGKILEIDVSKNTFINNPPIVTRFNELPVAIQETLTVMAKGVRNIPGISFQRFHNQYIKYVGNVGQDLVESIFSFVHYKPMPVTQLIQSSLMNDESNQEGIINFGWRGWEGALPTLIRRNCTNNPDLEEKVIAFYNEAVNTSVRRLPPLTSYYHDDPRPDKFGGTALTGVQAYMGNGIPDLTGSIVFTDLARRGSQSQLRGVLAYTKIRTDGKLSDFSVITTDYDFGSQSAVYVNLGTNLDQTRLYLGVHGSIKVTDFNQGAVFEIVP; encoded by the coding sequence GTGAAAAAAGTTAAGGTTCGTTTACGGCCGATTGTAAGTAAGATAAATTTGCCGACTGTTTTGAAAACGGCTATCCTTCCAGGTGACTCGATGGAAAGATTATTTATTGCCACCCAGGTAGGTGAGATCTTTTACATAGGAAACGAAAGTATAAGGACTTTTTTAGATATTCGCCCACGAATCTTAAAACTAGGTGATTCTGGAGGTGGATATGATGAACGGGGATTGCTCGGGCTAGCTTTTCATCCTCAATTTTATTATAACGGTCTGTTTTATCTTCATTATTCAGTGGTAGGATCACAAGGTCCAGGTGCTTCTCCAGCAGGTTTTCAGCCTAACCCGTGTGATCCCACTACCTTAAACCAAAGATGGAAAAATAGAGAAACTCAATATGATCATATTGATACAGTTGAAGAATGGATTATACAATCAAATGGTCAACCTCAAAAACGACGGACATTACTTAACTTAAGAAGACCTTTTATGAACCATAATGGTGTCCATAGCTTAAACTTTTCACCAGAAACAGGAAAACTTGTTTTAACTACCGGAGATGGTGGTTCAGGGTATGATCCCTTTAATTTAAGCCAGGATGATATGGAAATCGCTGGTAAAATACTTGAAATTGATGTAAGTAAGAATACATTTATCAATAATCCACCCATAGTCACTCGTTTCAATGAACTACCTGTAGCTATTCAGGAGACACTCACGGTAATGGCCAAAGGGGTTCGCAATATACCAGGTATTTCATTTCAAAGGTTTCATAATCAGTATATCAAATATGTAGGAAATGTCGGACAGGATCTGGTAGAGTCGATTTTTTCATTTGTTCATTATAAACCAATGCCGGTTACACAGCTTATTCAATCTTCATTAATGAATGATGAGTCTAACCAGGAAGGTATTATTAATTTTGGCTGGCGAGGGTGGGAAGGTGCTTTACCTACCTTGATTAGAAGGAACTGCACGAATAATCCGGATTTGGAGGAGAAGGTAATTGCTTTTTACAATGAAGCAGTAAATACTTCTGTGAGGAGACTTCCTCCTTTAACTAGTTATTATCATGATGATCCCCGCCCCGATAAGTTTGGAGGAACTGCACTGACAGGGGTGCAAGCCTATATGGGGAATGGAATCCCCGATTTAACGGGTAGCATTGTGTTTACCGATCTTGCTCGGAGAGGATCTCAATCTCAGCTTAGAGGTGTTTTAGCATACACAAAGATTAGAACAGATGGAAAATTAAGTGATTTTAGTGTTATTACCACTGATTATGATTTTGGGTCTCAATCAGCTGTTTATGTCAATCTGGGAACGAACCTGGATCAAACCAGACTATATTTAGGGGTTCACGGCTCTATCAAAGTGACTGATTTTAACCAAGGTGCTGTTTTTGAAATTGTTCCATGA
- a CDS encoding YhcN/YlaJ family sporulation lipoprotein, whose amino-acid sequence MKRKALVTATLTVLVLSACGVNNNGANDTALRNRDINEPARVNNPADNNLTYDYNGRRVNDRTNGNTTFDNNRRGVNNNLTDVNNVNNETPRMRVADHIADKIVAMHEVDHANVIVTDNNAYVAAKLENNKTDLSKDVERKIADQVKSVDRDIDNVYISVNPDFYDRMENVSNDIRGGHPIEGLFEGFTNAVRRVFPTHYNR is encoded by the coding sequence ATGAAACGCAAAGCATTAGTTACAGCGACATTAACAGTATTGGTCCTTTCTGCCTGTGGGGTTAATAACAATGGAGCGAATGATACAGCATTACGAAATCGTGATATAAACGAACCAGCAAGGGTCAATAATCCTGCAGATAATAATTTAACTTATGATTATAACGGACGCAGGGTAAATGATAGAACAAATGGGAATACAACTTTCGATAACAATCGACGTGGGGTTAATAATAATCTAACTGATGTAAATAATGTTAATAATGAAACACCTAGGATGAGAGTTGCTGACCATATAGCGGATAAAATTGTTGCAATGCATGAAGTTGATCATGCGAATGTTATTGTAACAGATAATAATGCTTATGTAGCTGCAAAACTCGAAAATAACAAGACAGATCTTTCCAAAGACGTCGAACGAAAAATTGCGGATCAAGTAAAATCTGTTGACCGTGATATTGATAATGTATACATCTCGGTTAACCCTGATTTTTACGATCGAATGGAAAATGTTTCGAATGATATTCGCGGTGGTCACCCAATCGAAGGCCTCTTTGAAGGATTTACAAATGCCGTACGTCGCGTATTCCCGACACACTATAATCGATAA
- a CDS encoding SDR family oxidoreductase, translating to MDLGLKGKVALITGSSKGIGLETALQLLKEGVEVTICARNEDRLKEAAAFLFEQTGKEVLVVVTDVTQEDQCKNVVEATIEKYGRLDILVNNAGTVQAFTFEKVETELWRQDLDLKLFGAIHCARYAVPYMRQVGGGAIVNVTAISGKTPPATSLPTSVSRAAGMALTKAMSKDLGPDNIRVNTVCIGLIRSEQIEKMWKNQAPELSWEEFSQKDRQIPLGRIGNTDEAAKVITFLVSDAASYVTGTSVNIDGGVAGTL from the coding sequence ATGGATTTAGGTCTAAAAGGAAAAGTCGCATTAATCACCGGTTCGAGCAAGGGCATTGGTTTAGAGACAGCCCTCCAATTGTTAAAAGAAGGTGTAGAAGTAACGATTTGTGCCAGGAATGAGGATCGTTTAAAGGAGGCAGCAGCCTTTCTTTTTGAACAAACAGGAAAAGAAGTATTGGTTGTAGTAACCGATGTTACACAGGAAGACCAATGTAAAAATGTAGTGGAGGCGACCATAGAAAAATATGGACGTTTAGATATTTTAGTCAACAATGCTGGAACTGTACAGGCCTTCACGTTTGAAAAAGTAGAAACCGAACTTTGGAGACAGGATCTGGATTTAAAATTATTTGGTGCGATTCATTGTGCCCGCTATGCTGTCCCGTATATGCGCCAAGTGGGAGGTGGGGCGATTGTCAATGTAACTGCGATTAGTGGGAAAACCCCTCCAGCTACCTCACTTCCTACTTCTGTCAGCAGAGCTGCAGGGATGGCTTTGACAAAAGCAATGAGTAAGGACCTTGGCCCAGATAATATACGCGTCAACACCGTATGCATTGGCTTAATACGCAGTGAACAAATCGAGAAAATGTGGAAAAATCAGGCACCGGAACTTTCATGGGAAGAATTCTCCCAGAAAGACCGTCAAATTCCTCTAGGACGTATCGGAAATACAGATGAGGCAGCAAAAGTAATTACATTTCTTGTTTCAGATGCAGCTTCTTATGTTACCGGTACTTCTGTGAATATCGATGGCGGTGTGGCTGGAACCTTATAG
- a CDS encoding serine hydrolase domain-containing protein, which produces MRKKQSVIGKMILIAILILMTSVNGVAFANEDESTNGNLDISAIDEFMTNEIERLNIPGASLAVVKGDQVEYLQGYGISNADGEKMTAQTPIVIGSVSKSFTALAIMQLVEQGEINLEEPVQSYIPWFQLADKEASKKITIQHLLNHTSGLSTYDGQVSISQGDQTLKEHIQSLENTELTYPIGEQYQYSNINYIILGLVIEEATNKSYKNYINEFIFKPLEMNNSYSDPKDDKNDTISGGYQTVFGFKMPTKQLKHEGTVPSGYLISSAEDMANYMIAQLNQGEFKGKNILSANAMNTMHHPSSFIGNDTSYAMGWEVNNEEISHNGWTENTYSKVVLDGEYGISLQINSMDYFNLNEYDAITSGINKLVHNEKPSISDSHPFMKYVMIDLILLAIVLLIVWSAYRMVKPKNRKVTTFRRILNGLSIFVFNWLLPLIILIGFPKLFGPLSTVTLFAPGIGHLLFIIPLLLFIVGVVKLGKGTRTLKKNTFGV; this is translated from the coding sequence ATGCGAAAAAAACAATCTGTAATCGGGAAAATGATCCTAATCGCCATACTAATCCTAATGACAAGTGTTAACGGAGTTGCATTTGCAAACGAAGATGAGTCTACAAATGGTAATCTGGATATTTCTGCTATTGATGAGTTTATGACAAATGAAATAGAGAGACTGAACATTCCTGGTGCTTCATTGGCCGTTGTAAAGGGAGATCAAGTAGAATATTTGCAAGGATATGGGATTTCGAACGCAGATGGAGAAAAAATGACTGCACAAACGCCCATTGTTATTGGTTCAGTTAGTAAATCATTTACAGCACTTGCCATTATGCAGCTAGTGGAACAAGGAGAAATCAACTTAGAAGAGCCAGTGCAATCCTATATACCTTGGTTTCAACTTGCAGATAAAGAAGCATCTAAAAAAATCACCATTCAACACTTACTGAATCATACAAGCGGTCTTTCTACATATGATGGTCAAGTATCGATATCACAAGGGGATCAAACATTAAAAGAACATATACAAAGCTTGGAAAATACAGAATTGACATACCCTATTGGTGAACAATATCAATATTCAAATATAAATTATATCATTTTAGGTTTAGTGATCGAGGAAGCTACGAATAAATCGTATAAAAACTATATCAATGAATTCATATTTAAACCGCTTGAAATGAATAATAGCTACTCTGACCCGAAAGATGATAAAAACGATACCATTTCGGGCGGGTATCAAACGGTATTTGGGTTTAAGATGCCAACAAAGCAATTAAAGCATGAGGGAACGGTTCCTTCTGGTTACCTTATTTCCAGTGCGGAAGATATGGCCAATTATATGATTGCACAATTGAATCAGGGAGAATTCAAAGGAAAAAATATTTTATCAGCCAATGCCATGAACACCATGCATCATCCATCATCATTCATAGGGAATGATACCTCCTATGCGATGGGATGGGAAGTCAATAATGAGGAAATCTCTCATAATGGATGGACAGAAAACACATACTCAAAAGTTGTGTTAGATGGGGAGTATGGCATCAGCCTGCAGATTAATTCAATGGATTATTTCAATCTTAATGAATATGATGCCATCACAAGTGGGATCAACAAGCTGGTACATAATGAAAAACCTTCTATTTCTGATAGTCATCCATTTATGAAATATGTAATGATTGATTTGATTTTACTGGCAATCGTTCTATTAATTGTTTGGTCAGCTTACAGGATGGTTAAACCTAAAAATCGTAAAGTAACAACATTCCGTAGGATTCTAAATGGGTTGTCTATATTCGTGTTTAACTGGCTACTGCCGTTGATTATATTAATTGGATTCCCTAAATTATTTGGGCCTTTGTCTACGGTAACATTATTTGCTCCTGGAATAGGGCATCTGCTATTTATAATACCATTGCTCCTTTTCATTGTAGGAGTTGTTAAATTAGGTAAAGGAACACGAACATTAAAGAAAAATACTTTCGGTGTATAA
- a CDS encoding DinB family protein — MKTIQKMYEHLHWANQRILETLQSIEGENPEVNRLFSHILFGERIWIARLQGLDSSRLPIWSEVDIAVCAELVRQNEESLTTLLTNITNTDLDKIIFYTNSKGTEFKNSVRDILTHVALHGQYHRGQINSRLRADGMEPVNIDFIIFSR; from the coding sequence ATGAAAACGATCCAAAAGATGTATGAGCATTTACATTGGGCAAATCAACGGATTCTTGAAACATTGCAAAGTATCGAAGGTGAAAATCCAGAGGTAAACCGTTTATTTTCCCATATACTATTTGGAGAAAGAATATGGATAGCTAGGTTACAAGGATTGGACAGTTCCCGACTGCCCATCTGGTCAGAGGTAGACATAGCCGTCTGTGCCGAACTTGTTAGGCAAAATGAAGAGAGCTTAACAACACTTCTGACAAATATAACAAATACTGACCTAGATAAAATAATATTCTACACAAATAGTAAAGGAACAGAGTTTAAGAATTCTGTACGGGATATTTTAACTCATGTAGCATTGCATGGTCAGTACCATCGTGGACAGATTAACTCACGACTTCGAGCAGATGGTATGGAACCAGTTAATATTGACTTTATTATATTTTCGAGATAA